DNA from Terriglobus tenax:
GGAGACATCCAGGAGAGAGTAGGCGTTGTCCGCAATTTTGTACGGCGCGGCGGGGTCGTGCTTCGTGTCGGTGGTGATGACGCGCTTCGGCCCGAACGACCCCATGTGCAGCCACATGGTGGAACTGCCCGGGCCGCCGTTGTAGAGGAAGGTGACGGGGCGGTCTTCTGCTTTGGCGCCCTTCTTGAAGTAGGCCGTGTAGAAAATGCGCGCCGTCGCCGGGGCTTCTTCCGGCTTATCGAGGCTGATATGCGCCTCCGGCAGCCAGCTGCCATCGAGCGAGATCTGCGCATCGTGAGCGTCATCCGAAGCGACGGTCAGGGTTCCGGCAACCGCCTTGTACGCAATGCCGTTCACGGTGCCTTCGGTCTCCGAGTCGGGCTTGGGAATTGCGGGCATGGCCGCGGCGGGTGCGGGTGCGGGGACTTTAGGGGATTCGTCCTGTTTCTGCGCGAAGAGAGGGAGTGCCAGGGCCGCGAGCATGGCGACCGGTGCCAGAGTATTCTTCATCCCTTAACTACCGCACGGTCTGCTGGGCTTCGCAACCTGAAAAAAGAGGCCCTACTTGCGCAGGGCCTTCGCTCAAGGATTTGGTGGCGCCTGACTTGTTCGCTGGCGCTTAGGCTTGCCGACCAGACCTGCCTCCGCCGGCTCTCCCTAAAGGACCGGAATCTGCATCGTCAGCCAGCCTAATTGCCCCGAACAACGGAACCGTACAACATATTGTGTTGCCGATGCGGGCAAGTCAAGAGAAATCTCATTAATCTTGGAACGAATTCGCGGCGCGAACCGTATCCTTCCATCACTATGAAGACCTCGCTCCGCTTCGCCATCCTGCTGCCCGTCTCCGCTCTGCTGCTCTCCGGCTGCCGTGTCTCTTCCACGGGCGAGTCCGGCAACAAGGATGTGCGTGTGGCGACTCCCTTTGGCGGCATGCAGGTAAAGACCGATCCTGAGAAGGTGGTCAGCGGGCTTGGCCTGCCGGTTTATCCCGGAGCCATCCTGGACCAGAAACACAAGGACGGCAAGGACGAGCCTGACGCCGCTGACCTGAACATGGGGTTTGGCGACTTCCGCATCCACATCAAGGCCGTGACCTACACCACCCCGGATTCCGCCGATAAGGTGGAGGCCTACTACCGCAAGGCGCTGGCGGAGTACGGCGACGTGATCGCCTGCAAGGACGACAAACCTGTTGGAACACCGACCCGCACCGGCCAGGGCCTGACCTGCGATGAGAAGGATGGCCATGTGAATGTGAACGGCAAGGGGACGGACACCGTGAAAGGCGACCTGAACCTGCGCGCCGGATCGAAGCAGCACCAGCACATTGTGGGCATAGAGAAGAAGGACGGCGTGACGCGCTTTGGCCTGGTGGCTCTGGACCTGCCGGGAAAGCTCAGCTTTGACAGCGATGACGACGACAAGGGGAAGAAGGAACGCGAGGCGAACTAGGCGTTTCTATTGCGTGCGACCTTTCGTTTGCACGCGGATTAAGCAATAGCCTTCAAGCCACCGAAAGCTAGCGCTGGATCGAAGGGCTTTAGCCCCGGGCTTCCTCGAAACGGCCCGGGGCTAAAGCCCTTTTCCAGTCCGGGACATTTTCGTGGGGCTCAGCTCCTGGTCATGCCCGGCAAGCAACAGGGGCGGTACATCTCCGTCCGTTTCTGAAAAATGGCGTACTTCCTCTTACCGAGCTTTGGGAGAATACGACTCGCGACGGCGCAGTGAATTCTTCCCGCAGGCGATGGGAGCGTGTAGAGTGCGGCCATGCGCCGACTTCTCCTTCTGCTGCTGGCCGCTGCCTCTTTCTCCTGCCGCATCCATGCCCAGGCTCCCGCGGAACAGGGCGAGTTCACGCTCTACAAGTTCGCTGCGCCGATCGGCAAGGAGACGTACTCCCTTGCCTCCGCGGGCGGCAAACTGACGCTGACCTCCGATTTCCTGTTCACGGACCGAGGGACACCGGTGCCGCTGAAGGCTGTCTTTACCGCGACGCCCACGCTGGAACCACTGACGCTGTCGCTGGATGGCCAGTCGTCGCGGCTGAGTCCGCTGAAGGGTGAGTTCTCGCTCCGTAACGGCACGCTGACGCGCGACGGCAAGGCGATGCCCGCGCCGGAGGGAACCTTCCTGATTGACGGCTACTCGCCCGTCGCCATGCAGCAGATGCTGATGCGCTACTGGCTGTCGCACGGAAAGCCGGCAAAGATTCCTACGCCCAGCGGAACGGTGCATGTGGAGCCGGCGGGCGAGCTGACGGTTCAGGGGACGGTGCTGCACGGCTATGTGCTGAGCGGGCTGATCTGGGGTGTGGAGACGTTGTGGATGGACCCGTCGCAGCAGCTTGTGGCCCTGGTCTCCACCGATGCCGAGTTTGACCACTTTGAGGCGGTGCGCGCGCGCTTCGCCCCACAGGTGGATGTGTTCATCCGGCAGGCGGCGAAGAACTCGCTGGAGGCGCTGGCCGCGCTGACGGCAAAGGCAAAGCAGGCAGCGCCGAAAGACCTGGTGGTGAACCACGTCACGCTGATTGACGGCACAGGCAAGCCGGCGGTGCGGGACGCAACGGTCTATGTACGCGAGGGGAAGATCGCTGGCATCTCAAGCGCCGCGAAGCCCCTGATTCCGGTGGGGGCGACCGTTCTTGACGGCACCGGCAAGTACCTGATCCCAGGCCTGTGGGACATGCATGCGCACTATGAGCAGGTGGAGTGGGGGCCGATTTACCTGGCGGCCGGGGTCACCACCGTCCGCGACTGCGGCAATGAGTTCGACTACATCACCACGGTGAGCGACACCATCGCCGCGGGCAAAGGCATTGGCCCGCGTGTGCTGATTGCGGGCATTGTGGACTCCCCCGGCAAGATGACGGTCGGCGCGGTCACCGCCTCCACGGCGGAGGAGGCGATTGCCGTCGTGGACCGCTACAAGCGCGCCGGAGCGCTGCAGATCAAGATTTACTCGTCTTTGAAGCCGGAGCTGGTTCCCGTCATCGCGAAGGAAGCGCACCGGCTGGGCATGACGGTGACGGGCCATATCCCGAACGGCATGACGACCGAGCAGGCGTTGGAGGCGGGGTTCGACCAGGTCAACCACATCCAGTACCCGGTGCGTGACCTGTTGCATTTCAAGTCATCGAAAGACCTGCCGTCGAGTTTCGATTTCTCGACACAAGACGCCAGGCGGCAGATTGCGCTGTACCGGCAGCACAACACCGTGTTTGACGACACGATTGCTCTGTATGAGGAGATCTATCACTCCGCTGCGACGCCCTACGTACAGCTTGAGCCGGGGTCGGCCAGGGTGGCACCACAACTGCGTGAGGCGCTGGATGCTCCGGGACAGCCGGCGGGTGCGCCGGGGTTGAAGCTGTACGACGCCATGGTGGCGACGCTGCGCGAGCTCCACAAAGACGGTCTGACGATCGTGGCCGGAACCGACCAGGCGATTCCCGGCTACTCCCTGCACCGGGAGCTGGAGATTTACGTGGAGCAGGCAGGCTTTACACCGATGGAGGCTCTGCAGGCGGCCACCATTGTTCCAGCTCGGGTGATGGGGCTGGAGAAGACGCTAGGCACGGTTGAGGTGGGCAAGCAGGCGGATATGGTGCTGCTGGAGGCGAACCCACTGGACGATATCCATAACACCCGGAAGATTGCGAAAACCATCCGTGGAGGTGCGGTGTACGATCCCGCACCGTTGTGGCAGGCGGTGGATTTTGAGCCGTAGCCGCTCATCGCACGGGATTCACACACGCGCGGTTGCCTGCGGCTTTGGGGCCACGTATCATTCGAGGGCAGAATGAGCGAGTCGAAGCCAAAACCAACCCTCCGCGAAAAGGGCAGACTGATGTCTGCTTCCGAGATTGAGCGCACCCTTGTCCGCCTGGCCCACGAGGTTGTCGAGAAGAACAATGGTTCCTCGAACCTGGGGCTGGTTGGCATCAAGCGCCGTGGTGTGCCGCTGGCCGAGCGTATTGGCAAGCTGATCGGCGTCATTGAAAAGACCCCCGTCGAGACGGGCGTGCTGGACATCAGCTTCTACCGCGACGACCTGTCGACGGCGGGCCATCGACCGACCGTGACGCCGGGAGCGATCGGCTTTGATATCAACGACCGCGACATCATCCTGATGGACGATGTTCTGTATACGGGCCGCACCATCCGCGCGGCCCTGGACGCGCTATTTGACCATGGACGCCCGCGTTCGGTACAACTGCTCGTCCTGATTGATCGCGGCTGGCGCGAACTGCCCATTGAAGCGCAGTTCATTGGCCGTAAGGTCCAAACGACCGACCGCGAAATTATTGAAGTGAAGTTTAACGAAGTCGATCAGCAGGAGCAGGTATTGCTCGTAGAGCGAGTCGACTAACCCGCTACCCCGGTCACACTTTCTGATGTCAGCTGCTACGAAGTCCGCCCCGAAACCTGCGCCGAAGTCTGCGTCGAAGAAGACAGCAACTCCTGCGCCTGCACCCAAGCCCACAGCGGCCGCCAACGGGATCCATCCGGGCAGCCTGCTTTCGATCACACAGCTCTCTCTGGATGAGGTCAGCAGCATACTTGCGCTGGCCGACAAGCTGGCAAATGAGCCGTTGAGCAAGCACGCTGAACTCCTGGACAACCGCAAGATCGCCCTGCTGTTCTACGAGAGCAGCACCCGCACCCGCACCAGCTTTGAGCTGGCGGCCAAGTCGCTGGGCGCTATGACGACACTGGTCAGCGACAAGTCCTCCTCGATTGAAAAGGGCGAGAGTCTGAAGGATACCGGGCTGACGCTGCGCGCCCTGGGCGCGGAGTGCATCATCCTGCGGCACAATGCCTCGGGCTCGCCGTACCTGCTGGCGCAGCAGACCGGCCTTCCGGTACTGAATGCTGGCGATGGAATGCATGAGCATCCGTCGCAGGCGCTGCTGGATCTGCGCACGATTCTGTCGCGGCTGGGCAAGAAGCAGGCGGTGGACGAGAAGACGCTGGATGGCGTAACCATCTGCATTACCGGCGACATTCTGCACTCGCGCGTGGCTCGGTCGAATGCCCTGCTGCTGCCGCGCCTGGGCGCAAAGGTGATTCTGTGCGGGCCATCGCAACTGCTGCCGCCGGAGGCTGTGCAGCTCTCCACGGGAATTACGCTGGAGCGCGATTTCGATGCGGCCCTGAAGCAGTCGCAGGTGGTGATGATGCTGCGTATTCAGAAGGAGCGCCTGGCCGGCCTGCAGATTGACCTGGCCGACTATCAACGGCAGTTCCAGCTGAATGACGAACGCTATGCCGCCTACGCTCCGAATGCGTTGGTGATGCATCCGGGGCCGATGATTCGCGGCCTTGAAATTACCGCCGACATTGCCGACGGCCCACAGTCCGCCATTGAGGAGCAGGTGAGCAACGGTCTTGCCATTCGCATGGCCTTGCTTGCCCGCGCGCTGACCGGAGGTGCCGCATGAAGACAATTCTGATCAAAGGCGGCCACCTGATTGATCCGCCCTCGCGCACGGACCGCCCGCGCGACCTGCTGATTCGCGATAACCGCATTGTGGAGCTGGGTGATCCTGGCAAGTTGAGCGCCGCGGCCAAGAAGGAAGGGGCGGAGGTGATTGACGCCTCCGGTCTGATTGTTGCGCCGGGACTTGTGGACATCCACGTTCACCTGCGCGAGCCGGGACAGGGCCATAAGGAAACGATTGAGAGCGGCACCAAGGCCGCAGCCATGGGCGGCTTTACCGCGCTGTGCTGCATGCCGAACACCTCGCCGGTGAACGATTCACCCGAGGTGACACGCTGGATGCTGTCACCGGAACGCAAAGCCCACATCCGTGTGTTCCCGGTTGCCGCCGCAACGCGCGGCAGCATGGGCGATACCATTACCGAGTACGGCTCGCTGAAGGCCGCGGGTGCTGTTGGCTTTAGCGACGATGGCAAGCCGGTGCTGCAGGATGCCGTGATGCACCAGGCGCTGATTGCCGCCGCCCGCGCGGGTGTGCCCATGATTCAGCACGCCGAGAACACGAAGATCACCGTGGGCGCCAGCATGAACGCGGGCGCTCGCGCCTTCCGGCTGGGACTGCGCGGTATGTCGATTGAGGCCGAGTCCGGCATCGTCGAACGCGACATCCGCCTGGTCCGTGAGCTGACCACCGGCGGCAAGGGACCGCGTCCGCACCTGCACGTGCAGCATGTTTCCACCGCGAAGGCGATGGAGGCGATTCGCCAGGCCAAGCGCGCCGGTCTGCATGTGACCTGCGAGGTGGCTCCGCACCACTTCATGCTGACGGATGAAGCGGTGGAAGGCTACAACACGCACGCAAAGATGAATCCGCCGCTGCGCAGCGAGGAAGACCGGGCCGCCATGGTCACTGCCCTGCTGGATGGCACGGCCGACTGCATTGCGACCGACCACGCTCCGCATGCCGTGCATGAGAAGGAGCAGGAGTTCGAGAAAGCTCCCAATGGCATTACCGGCATTGAGACGTCGCTCTCGCTGTCGATCAAAATGCTGCACCACCAGCACCGCATGCCGCTGCTGCGCCTGATGCACCTGATGAGCACCGCTCCGGCGCACATTATGGGTCTGCGAGGACGCGGAACACTGGCGCCGGAGGCTTTTGCCGACGTGGTGCTCTTCGATCCGAAGTCGACGTGGACCTTCGACGCGCGCAAGTCTCCGTCGAAGTCTCGCAACACGCCGTTCGATGGGCAGACGCTGCCGGGTGTGGTGAAGATGACGATTTCAGAAGGCCGCGTGGTGTACAAAAGCTAGTTGTGAGTTAAGAGTTGTGAGTAAAGCATGGGCTGGGGCAAATGGTTGCTTCGGCCCTTGGCTTTTAACAAGCGGCGTCGCGCGCAACTGCAGGCGTCTTTCCTGGCATCGTACTTCTCGTAACCCATTCCGCGCACTTCTCCCCTTGCGCGATTTTGATCGAGGTAAGACCCATGTTTCTCCCCCGCAAATCCATTGCATCCACTGCGGCAGCTCTGCTGCTGTGCGGAGCTTTGGCAGGCTGCAAGTCTGCTGAAGAAAAAGCGATTGATCAGGCAACTCAACAGGCCGCGGCAACAGGCCAGGCCCAGCAGGTTGTAACCAATGACGGCAAGGGCAACGTCACCACAACCACCGTCACCCCGCCTGATCCAACGACCCACAAGCCGACCATCACGAAGACGACGGTGAGCAATCCCGCGACCGCCGGAACTTCCACCACGGCCGCAGCTCCGGGCACCGAGCAGGCCGGCCCGGGAAGCGCTGTCCCCGATCCTGCAAAACCCATCATCAAGCCTGCCGATGTACAGATTCCCGCTGGAACGGCCGTGGCCATCCGCATCAATCAGCACATCAGCGTGAAGACGACGCCTGCGGGATCGCGCTTTTCTGGCGAGATTGCCGAGCCAATCAGCGTGAATGATCGCGTGATTGTTCCGCGAGGTACACCGGTCAGCGGCGTGGTGGAAGCCAGCAAGAAGCGCGGCCACTTCAAGGGTTCGTCTATCCTGCAGCTTCGCCTGACGGGCATGACGCTGAACGGTACGGAATATCCGCTGGAGACCGGCACCTTTACACGCACGAAGAAGGGTAAGGGCAAGCGCAGCGCTGGCTGGATTGGCGGCACGACCGGTGCGGGCATGCTGATTGGCGGCCTGGCCACCGGCGGAACCGGCCTGCTGATTGGCGGCCTGGCGGGCGCAGGCGCGGGTACCGCGGTCGCGGGCCTGACGGGCAATGGCGACATTGACCTGCCGGCCGAGTCGCTGGTGCACTTCAAGCTGTCCGATGACCTGTCGGTGGTTCCCCCGGCGGCAAACGGAACCAGGACCTCTGCTTCATTGCAGTAGCTTCACCTTAGTTCAGCAAAAATGGCGGATGCCCAGGGGTGTCCGCCATTTTCCTGCCTGAAAACCGGCTATGCGGAGCGGCGGTGCTGGTCGATGGGAATCGCGGCGGAAGGCGGTACGGGCTGCTCTTCTGCATTCTGACGAGCCACAATCTCTGTCTCCGTGCGAAGCGACAGCGGAATCTCAGAGGGCAGGAATTCGATTCCCTCGTCGCGCAGCACGCGGGCCTTCTTCACCAGGGTTTCGCGGCGGGTGTGCATCTTGCGGAGGGCCGCATCGCGCAGGTCATTGGTCGCAAAGACCTCAAAATTCTGCAGATGCGCCAGCTTCCGGTCCATCAGAGAAATATCTTCGTGCAGGGACTTCAGTTGATAGCGCTCAGGCGTGGCAGCGATCATCGGGACTCTCCAGTGTGATGTGTATTCGAGAAAACAGGGGCGTCGGAAGATACGGAATCTGCGGACGGGATCGGTTGCTTGCCTGAACGTGGCTCGTCGCGAGCGAAGGTGGGCTGCGGGCGAGGAAGAGAGCGGAACGGATGCCCTGCTTTTAACTATACGCTGCACGCTCCAGGAGGCTGAGGCAAACCGGAGCGAAGCCGCGCCTTGCAGGCCCGTTTTGGCCTTCGCACTCTACAATCAAAGAGACAGCTTTTTCGATAGAGAGTAGAGGATTCACCCAAGCAATGGCTTTGAACTGTGGAATCGTCGGCCTGCCCAACGTTGGCAAGAGCACGATCTTCAACGCGCTGACCTCGGCCAAGGCGATGGCCGCCAACTATCCTTTCTGCACCATTGAGCCCAACGTGGGTGTGGTCGTCGTTCCCGATCCGCGGCTGGATAAGATCACCGAATTCGTGAAGCCGCACAAGACCGTGCCGACGACGATGGAGTTTGTCGACATTGCCGGCCTGGTAGCGGGCGCGAGCAAGGGCGAAGGCCTGGGTAACCAGTTCCTCGGGCACATCCGCTCCACCGATGCGATCTGCCACGTTGTCCGCTGCTTTGCGGATGAGAACGTGGTGCACGTGGCCGGCGGCGTCAATCCGCTGAGCGACATCGACGTCATCAATACCGAGCTTCTGCTGGCCGACCTGGAGTCGGTCGAAAAGCGCCTGGTGAAGACCGAGAAGGTCGCGAAGCAGTCGCAGGACCCCAAGGTGAAGGCCGAGCTTTCAGCGCTGAAGATTCTGCAGCAGGTGCTGGGCGAGGGCAAGCCCGCGCGCGTGGCTGAGCTGAGTGAAGATGAGCTGATTGCCAGCCGCGAACTCTTTCTGATCACCCAGAAGCCGATGCTGTACGTGGCCAACGTGGACGAAGCCGGGTTGACCGAAGGCAACGAGTGGACCGCGCAGGTGGAGCAGCGTGCCAAGGAAGACGGCAGCGAAGTGGTCCGCATCTGCGGTGCTATGGAGAGCGAGATCTCCCTGCTGGAGCCGGCCGAGCGCAAGGAGTTTCTGGAGGCGATGGGTCTTGAGGAACCGGGTCTGAACCGCCTGATCCGCGCGGCCTATAAGCTGCTGGACCTGATCACCTACTTCACCGCGGGCGTAACCGAAGTGCGTGCATGGACGATCAAGCGCGGAACCAAGGGGCCTGGAGCGGCAGGTGTCATCCACTCGGACTTCGAGAAGGGCTTCATCCGCGCCGAGGCTTACCACTGCGACGACCTGTTCGCCCTGGGGAGCGAGGCGGCGGTGAAGGAAAAGGGGCTCTACCGTTCGGAAGGCAAGGAGTATGTCGTCAAGGACGGCGATATCCTCTTCTTCAAGTTCAATGTTTAAACGCGGCCACTAGTTCGCGCTGACAGCTTCAAGGCGGTCTACGACAAGCACGTCGTAGACCGCTTTTTTTGCTGTGAGCTGCAGACCCAACTGGCCTTTCAACGCGAAGTTGAGCACAGCCAGGGCGCTTGGCCGCTCCTCGCGCAGGGTCGACCCGGTATCGACATAGTCGCGAAAATCGACGGAGATATCGTATGTGCCGGGAAGGCCTGTCTGGTCCGCAACAGGGCCCTGTAGCGGGCTGGCGAGATAGTTTGCGAGGTCCTTCATGGTGAAGTGCTTCGCGGTAAAGCCGATATCGGAGTTTTGATGCGTGGCTTCTCCTTCTCCCTCAGACGCATGAATAGCAGCGGAGTTTTTCAGTCCGCCGGGAGCAAGCGTCAGCAGGTAGCCCTTGCTCTCGCGCTTGTCCGGATGCAGGACGAGGTGAAAACGCTCTGCCAGCAGCTTCTGCATCATGCTGCGCATCTCGGCGTCGGTGGCATCGTGCCCGGCGGCGGCAAGGATGTCGTAGTGCTCCGAGGTCAGTTCCGGTGGGCCGATGATCTGCGCCGTGGCGACACCGTACGCGTAGTGGATGCAGGTGCTGACGGTGACATCATGCATGCGAAGCGTTCCATGCGCGACCTGTGTCATCCCATCGCGTTCGAAGGGGACGTGGTCATTCGTCAGATGAATGCTGGCGGCGTCAAAGCCTTCCTGCGCATGAGCAGACAACGTGGAGAGAAGGAGGAGCGGCAGCAACATTCGCATCATGCAGACCAATACGCGCGTTGCCGGAAGGATGTTCCAAAGGCTTTGTGGATTGGCCGCGACTCGAGGTTCAATGCAAAAATAGTTTCTATCCGCACAACGCGGAGAGGACTTTCTACGATGCCCCTGTCCCGCCGTACCCTTCTGGCCACTGCCATGGGAGCCGCCGCTGTTGCCGCCGCTCCTGCGATGGCAGCCCCTGGCAAGCGCAAGCCGAACATCGTCTTTATCCTGGCCGACGACATGGGATGGGGCGATCCCTCGAGCTATGGCTCGACCAAGATCAAGACACCAAACATCGACCGGCTGGCCGCAGAAGGTATGCGCTTCACGCAGGGCTATGCGGGGGCTCCGGTCTGCGGCCCATCGCGCTGCACGCTGATGACCGGGCTACATGGAGGCCATGCGCGCATTCGCGATAACTTCGCGCTGGCCGCTGGCAAGGTGGGCTACAAGAAGAAAGAGCAGATTCGCCGCGCCAGCCTGCTGCCGGAAGACCGCACCGTCGCCGACTATCTGCGCAAGGCGGGCTACCGCACCGGGCTGATGGGCAAGTGGCATCTCGACGGCTACGATGCCGAGGCCACGCCGACCAGGCATGGCTTTGAGGAGTTCAAGGGCTGGCTGACCGCGCGCGAAGAGACGCAGGGTTACTGGCCCGAAAAGCGCATGAACGGCGAGCAGGAGATCGACATCCCCGAAAACGCCGGCGGCAAGCAGGGCCGCTACGACACGGCGATGATCACAGAGGACTCTGTCGACTACATCACGCGGCACAAGGACGAGCCGTTCTTCCTGTACACCGCCTACGACAGCCCGCACAGCCCGTACACTGCACCTGACTTCGGTCCCTATGCGAATGAAA
Protein-coding regions in this window:
- a CDS encoding amidohydrolase family protein translates to MRRLLLLLLAAASFSCRIHAQAPAEQGEFTLYKFAAPIGKETYSLASAGGKLTLTSDFLFTDRGTPVPLKAVFTATPTLEPLTLSLDGQSSRLSPLKGEFSLRNGTLTRDGKAMPAPEGTFLIDGYSPVAMQQMLMRYWLSHGKPAKIPTPSGTVHVEPAGELTVQGTVLHGYVLSGLIWGVETLWMDPSQQLVALVSTDAEFDHFEAVRARFAPQVDVFIRQAAKNSLEALAALTAKAKQAAPKDLVVNHVTLIDGTGKPAVRDATVYVREGKIAGISSAAKPLIPVGATVLDGTGKYLIPGLWDMHAHYEQVEWGPIYLAAGVTTVRDCGNEFDYITTVSDTIAAGKGIGPRVLIAGIVDSPGKMTVGAVTASTAEEAIAVVDRYKRAGALQIKIYSSLKPELVPVIAKEAHRLGMTVTGHIPNGMTTEQALEAGFDQVNHIQYPVRDLLHFKSSKDLPSSFDFSTQDARRQIALYRQHNTVFDDTIALYEEIYHSAATPYVQLEPGSARVAPQLREALDAPGQPAGAPGLKLYDAMVATLRELHKDGLTIVAGTDQAIPGYSLHRELEIYVEQAGFTPMEALQAATIVPARVMGLEKTLGTVEVGKQADMVLLEANPLDDIHNTRKIAKTIRGGAVYDPAPLWQAVDFEP
- the pyrR gene encoding bifunctional pyr operon transcriptional regulator/uracil phosphoribosyltransferase PyrR, yielding MSESKPKPTLREKGRLMSASEIERTLVRLAHEVVEKNNGSSNLGLVGIKRRGVPLAERIGKLIGVIEKTPVETGVLDISFYRDDLSTAGHRPTVTPGAIGFDINDRDIILMDDVLYTGRTIRAALDALFDHGRPRSVQLLVLIDRGWRELPIEAQFIGRKVQTTDREIIEVKFNEVDQQEQVLLVERVD
- a CDS encoding aspartate carbamoyltransferase catalytic subunit, which codes for MSAATKSAPKPAPKSASKKTATPAPAPKPTAAANGIHPGSLLSITQLSLDEVSSILALADKLANEPLSKHAELLDNRKIALLFYESSTRTRTSFELAAKSLGAMTTLVSDKSSSIEKGESLKDTGLTLRALGAECIILRHNASGSPYLLAQQTGLPVLNAGDGMHEHPSQALLDLRTILSRLGKKQAVDEKTLDGVTICITGDILHSRVARSNALLLPRLGAKVILCGPSQLLPPEAVQLSTGITLERDFDAALKQSQVVMMLRIQKERLAGLQIDLADYQRQFQLNDERYAAYAPNALVMHPGPMIRGLEITADIADGPQSAIEEQVSNGLAIRMALLARALTGGAA
- a CDS encoding dihydroorotase, whose translation is MKTILIKGGHLIDPPSRTDRPRDLLIRDNRIVELGDPGKLSAAAKKEGAEVIDASGLIVAPGLVDIHVHLREPGQGHKETIESGTKAAAMGGFTALCCMPNTSPVNDSPEVTRWMLSPERKAHIRVFPVAAATRGSMGDTITEYGSLKAAGAVGFSDDGKPVLQDAVMHQALIAAARAGVPMIQHAENTKITVGASMNAGARAFRLGLRGMSIEAESGIVERDIRLVRELTTGGKGPRPHLHVQHVSTAKAMEAIRQAKRAGLHVTCEVAPHHFMLTDEAVEGYNTHAKMNPPLRSEEDRAAMVTALLDGTADCIATDHAPHAVHEKEQEFEKAPNGITGIETSLSLSIKMLHHQHRMPLLRLMHLMSTAPAHIMGLRGRGTLAPEAFADVVLFDPKSTWTFDARKSPSKSRNTPFDGQTLPGVVKMTISEGRVVYKS
- the ychF gene encoding redox-regulated ATPase YchF, with product MALNCGIVGLPNVGKSTIFNALTSAKAMAANYPFCTIEPNVGVVVVPDPRLDKITEFVKPHKTVPTTMEFVDIAGLVAGASKGEGLGNQFLGHIRSTDAICHVVRCFADENVVHVAGGVNPLSDIDVINTELLLADLESVEKRLVKTEKVAKQSQDPKVKAELSALKILQQVLGEGKPARVAELSEDELIASRELFLITQKPMLYVANVDEAGLTEGNEWTAQVEQRAKEDGSEVVRICGAMESEISLLEPAERKEFLEAMGLEEPGLNRLIRAAYKLLDLITYFTAGVTEVRAWTIKRGTKGPGAAGVIHSDFEKGFIRAEAYHCDDLFALGSEAAVKEKGLYRSEGKEYVVKDGDILFFKFNV
- a CDS encoding TIGR03435 family protein, which gives rise to MLLPLLLLSTLSAHAQEGFDAASIHLTNDHVPFERDGMTQVAHGTLRMHDVTVSTCIHYAYGVATAQIIGPPELTSEHYDILAAAGHDATDAEMRSMMQKLLAERFHLVLHPDKRESKGYLLTLAPGGLKNSAAIHASEGEGEATHQNSDIGFTAKHFTMKDLANYLASPLQGPVADQTGLPGTYDISVDFRDYVDTGSTLREERPSALAVLNFALKGQLGLQLTAKKAVYDVLVVDRLEAVSAN
- a CDS encoding arylsulfatase, with the translated sequence MPLSRRTLLATAMGAAAVAAAPAMAAPGKRKPNIVFILADDMGWGDPSSYGSTKIKTPNIDRLAAEGMRFTQGYAGAPVCGPSRCTLMTGLHGGHARIRDNFALAAGKVGYKKKEQIRRASLLPEDRTVADYLRKAGYRTGLMGKWHLDGYDAEATPTRHGFEEFKGWLTAREETQGYWPEKRMNGEQEIDIPENAGGKQGRYDTAMITEDSVDYITRHKDEPFFLYTAYDSPHSPYTAPDFGPYANEKGWSDDEKTYASMIWWMDKGIGQILDTLKKLKLDNDTIVFFASDNGPRSEPTAAQTRVIDFFDSNGNLTGYKRDMYEGGIRDPLIVRWSTQIKAGSVSQMPVYFPDFLPTALDLAGAPAEPTDGISIKPYLLSSRTGEDRFLYWEFYEPVYRQAGRLGKWKVVRLKKGAKLELYDLSVDPWESKDIAGQHPDVIARMEAELKKAHRESPEYPDNPPAGSTKPPE